A genomic window from Aquila chrysaetos chrysaetos chromosome 9, bAquChr1.4, whole genome shotgun sequence includes:
- the BCO1 gene encoding beta,beta-carotene 15,15'-dioxygenase, producing the protein MDMIFGRNKEEHPEPIKAEVQGQLPTWLKGILLRNGPGMHTIGDTKYNHWFDGLALLHSFTFKNGEVYYRSKYLRSDTYNCNVEANRIVVSEFGTMAYPDPCKNIFAKAFSYLSHTIPEFTDNCLINIMKTGDDFYATSETNFIRKINPQTLETLEKVDYSKYVAVNVATSHPHYDSAGNILNMGTSIVDKGKTKYILFKIPPSVPEKEKKKSRFKHLEVVCSIPSRSLLHPSYYHSFGMTENYIVFIEQPFKLDIVKMATAYIRGVNWASCLAYHKEDKTWFHFVDKKTKKEVSTKFYTDAMVLFHHINAYEEDGHIIFDIIAHTDNSLYDMFYLKNLSKDFGEKSKLTSIPTSKRFVVPLQYDKDAEVGSNLVTLPSAATAVKEKDGSIYCHPEILCEGIELPRINYDYNGKKYSYVFATEVQWSPVPTKIVKFNIQTKEMLYWGEDDSWPSEPVFVPSPDAREEDDGIVLTCVVKSDPKEAPFLLVLDAKTFKELGRAIVDVEMPVDLHGMFIPEKDLKTETE; encoded by the exons ATGGATATGATATTTGGTAGAAATAAAGAAGAACACCCGGAGCCCATAAAAGCTGAGGTGCAAG GTCAGTTGCCCACTTGGTTGAAAGGGATACTTCTCCGAAATGGCCCAGGGATGCACACAATAGGGGACACCAAGTATAACCACTGGTTTGATGGCTTGGCTCTGCTGCATagctttacatttaaaaatg GTGAAGTTTACTACAGAAGTAAGTATCTCCGAAGTGACACATACAACTGCAATGTGGAAGCAAACCGAATCGTGGTGTCTGAATTTGGAACTATGGCTTATCCAGATccatgcaaaaatatatttgccaA GGCATTCTCATATCTGTCTCACACCATTCCTGAGTTCACAGATAACTGCCTGATCAACATTATGAAAACTGGGGATGATTTTTACGCTACCAGTGAGACTAACTTCATCAGGAAAATTAATCCGCAGACTCTGGAGACATTAGAGAAG GTTGACTATAGCAAATATGTAGCTGTAAATGTGGCAACTTCTCACCCGCACTATGACAGTGCCGGCAATATTCTCAACATGGGTACTTCAATAGTTGATAAAGGGAAGACAAAATACATTCTATTTAAGATTCCTCCTTCTGTGCCAG aaaaagaaaagaagaaatctcgTTTTAAACATCTGGAAGTGGTATGCTCCATCCCTTCTCGGTCTCTGCTCCACCCAAGCTACTACCATAGCTTTGGAATGACAGAAAATTACATTGTCTTCATAGAGCAGCCATTCAAACTGGATATTGTCAAAATGGCAACTGCTTACATCCGAGGTGTGAACTGGGCTTCCTGCCTTGCCTATCATAAGGAAGATAAG ACTTGGTTTCACTTTGTAgacaagaagactaaaaaagaagtATCCACCAAATTTTATACTGATGCTATGGTGCTTTTTCACCATATAAATGCTTATGAAGAGGATGGCCACATTATTTTTGATATTATTGCCCATACAGACAATAGCTTATATGATatgttctatttaaaaaaccTGAGTAAAGACTTTGGAGAGAAGAGCAAGCTTACCTCCATACCAACCAGCAAACGATTTGTTGTTCCTCTGCAGTATGACAAG GATGCCGAAGTAGGTTCTAATTTAGTCACCCTTCCATCTGCCGCAACTGctgtaaaagagaaagatggCAGCATCTACTGCCACCCTGAAATACTATGTGAAG GAATAGAACTGCCTCGCATCAACTATGACTATAATGGCAAAAAATACAGCTATGTCTTTGCAACAGAAGTCCAGTGGAGTCCAGTTCCTACAAAG ATTGTAAAGTTTAATATCCAAACAAAGGAAATGCTCTACTGGGGAGAGGATGACTCCTGGCCATCTGAGCCCGTTTTTGTTCCCAGCCCTGATGCAAGAGAAGAGGATGATG GCATTGTTCTGACCTGTGTTGTGAAGTCTGATCCAAAGGAAGCACCCTTCCTACTTGTCTTGGATGCTAAAACATTCAAAGAATTGGGCCGAGCCATAGTAGATGTAGAAATGCCTGTGGACCTGCACGGAATGTTTATACCAGAGAAAGATTTGAAGACTGAGACTGA GTAG